The Benincasa hispida cultivar B227 chromosome 9, ASM972705v1, whole genome shotgun sequence genome has a segment encoding these proteins:
- the LOC120085860 gene encoding LRR receptor-like serine/threonine-protein kinase IOS1 isoform X1, which produces MIMEILRPLLFGLLGCLAAVQILVLAQDQTGFISLDCGLPENSSYEELTTGINYISDAAYISTGESQDLTSKYKNIYERQFWNLRYFSTGTRNCYNVSINRGTKYLIRASFLYGNYDGFNRLPKFNLYVGQSLWGSVEFTEVDLYLWKDIIHIPLTDNIYICLININQGTPFISALEFRPLPNTTYTTTGGSLSLYSRANFGTDQTYRFGYDVFDRIWLPFTYKKWTNVSTSNTVDPTNHAIYEVPSIVMSTAATPTNSSSPLEFKWNPDEVTSQYYAYMSFAEIVKLQANQTRVFNVNLNGQHLFGPLSPIYLSTKTFYSETALYDANGQYEISLVSTENSTLPPLINAFEVYKVINISDLRTDTADVNVIMSIKLTYGVNKDWQADPCLPKAYPWSGLICNNDTAPRIISLDLSSSDLTGEISPYIFNLSMLQTLDLSNNSLSGKVPDFLANMPSLKVIKLDKNNLTGPLPPELLKRVNNNSLTLSVEDNPNLDGACASDSCAEKKKKSFIVPVVASVGGLLVVLTVAAIIFWIVKLRNKSQDHSTVPVPRVKDTKSNNDSLEVRRRQFTYSEIVRMTENFARPVGEGGSGRVYLGHIENVQVAVKMLSPLSAHSYQQFQTEVKLLMRVYHGNLTSLVGYLNEKDHFGLIYEYMTKGNLAQVLSESPVLLTWEDRLRIAIDAAQGEKTQQNYRVYSVLSTNTLLLTFLLHHKNEILSQILKNTGLEYLHHGCKPPIVHRDVKTTNILLTDNFQAKLADFGLSKSFPNDGSKTHMSTTVAGTPGYFDPEYYTSNRLTEKSDVYSFGVVLLEIITCRPVISRAQKNVHIIQWATTMIAQGDIRNVIDPRLKGEFDSNSAWKSVEIAMACVSSNSSSRPTMNQVVTELKNCLAMEMSRKTENPSLNSRDSIETFSISINLPTYSPEAR; this is translated from the exons ATGATTATGGAAATATTAAGGCCTCTCCTCTTTGGTTTATTGGGTTGTCTAGCTGCAGTTCAAATTCTTGTTCTAGCTCAAGATCAAACAG GCTTCATAAGTCTAGACTGTGGATTACCAGAAAATTCTAGCTATGAAGAATTGACCACAGGCATCAACTATATTTCAGATGCAGCTTATATAAGTACTGGTGAAAGTCAAGATTTAACCTccaaatacaaaaatatatatgaacgACAGTTTTGGAATCTAAGATACTTTTCAACTGGGACTAGAAACTGCTACAATGTAAGCATTAATAGAGGTACCAAATATCTGATTCGAGCAAGTTTCTTGTATGGGAATTATGACGGCTTCAATAGGCTTCCTAAATTCAATCTCTACGTTGGACAAAGTTTGTGGGGGTCGGTGGAGTTTACCGAGGTAGACCTTTATCTTTGGAAAGATATCATACACATCCCTTTAacagataatatatatatttgtctcATCAACATAAACCAAGGAACACCATTCATCTCTGCACTGGAGTTCAGGCCCTTGCCCAACACTACTTATACAACAACAGGCGGATCATTATCACTTTATTCTCGGGCTAATTTTGGTACAGATCAAACATACAG GTTTGGATATGATGTTTTTGATCGCATATGGTTACCTTTTACCTACAAAAAATGGACAAACGTAAGTACATCAAACACTGTAGATCCCACAAACCATGCTATATATGAAGTACCATCTATTGTGATGAGTACTGCAGCAACTCCAACAAATTCTAGCAGTCCCTTGGAGTTCAAGTGGAATCCAGATGAAGTAACTTCCCAATACTACGCTTACATGTCCTTTGCTGAAATTGTAAAACTTCAAGCCAACCAGACCAGAGTCTTCAATGTCAATCTAAATGGGCAGCACTTGTTTGGACCTTTATCTCCTATATACTTGTCCACCAAAACTTTTTATTCTGAAACAGCTCTGTACGATGCTAATGGCCAATATGAAATCTCGTTAGTATCAACTGAGAATTCGACTCTTCCACCTCTCATCAATGCATTTGAAGTTTATAAAGTGATCAATATCTCAGATTTACGAACGGACACAGCGGATG TAAATGTCATTATGAGCATTAAGCTGACATATGGAGTAAACAAAGACTGGCAAGCAGACCCATGTCTTCCCAAAGCATATCCGTGGAGTGGCTTAATTTGTAACAATGACACTGCTCCTAGAATCATATCGTT gGACTTGTCATCAAGTGACCTGACCGGCGAAATATCTccttatatattcaatttatccATGTTACAAACTTT ggaCTTGTCAAATAATAGCTTATCAGGAAAAGTACCTGATTTCTTGGCCAATATGCCAAGCCTCAAAGTCAT AAAATTAGACAAAAACAACCTCACGGGTCCACTTCCACCTGAACTCTTAAAAAGAGTGAACAACAATTCACTAACATTAAG TGTGGAAGATAATCCAAATCTCGATGGTGCATGTGCCTCAGATTCATgcgcagaaaagaagaagaaaagcttcATTGTACCAGTTGTAGCATCAGTTGGTGGATTGCTTGTCGTCCTCACAGTGGCAGCAATCATCTTTTGGATCGTGAAATTACGGAACAAGTCACAAGATCATTCTACAGTCCCAGTCCCAAGGGTGAAAGATACCAAATCCAACAATGACTCCCTCGAGGTAAGAAGGCGACAATTTACATATTCTGAGATAGTGAGGATGACAGAAAATTTTGCGAGGCCAGTGGGAGAAGGAGGCTCGGGAAGAGTTTACCTTGGTCACATAGAAAATGTTCAAGTTGCTGTAAAGATGCTATCTCCACTATCAGCCCATAGTTATCAGCAATTTCAAACAGAG GTGAAACTTCTCATGAGAGTTTACCATGGAAACTTGACAAGCCTTGTTGGGTACTTGAACGAAAAAGACCACTTTGGACTTATTTATGAGTATATGACCAAGGGTAACTTGGCACAGGTTCTTTCAG AGAGTCCAGTTCTCTTAACCTGGGAAGATAGACTTCGGATAGCCATAGATGCAGCACAAGGTGAGAAAACTCAACAAAATTATAGAGTTTACTCGGTCCTTTCaacaaatacattattattaACATTCCTTTTGCACCATAAAAACGAAATACTCAGTCAAATCTTGAAAAATACAGGACTGGAGTACCTGCATCATGGTTGTAAGCCCCCCATAGTCCACAGAGATGTCAAAACAACAAACATATTGCTAACAGACAATTTCCAAGCCAAACTTGCTGATTTCGGACTCTCCAAGAGTTTCCCAAATGATGGTAGCAAGACTCACATGTCCACAACGGTGGCTGGCACTCCTGGTTACTTTGATCCAGA ATACTACACCTCGAACAGACTGACTGAGAAAAGTGATGTTTATAGCTTCGGAGTAGTATTGTTGGAGATAATTACTTGCAGACCAGTGATTTCCAGAGCTCAGAAAAACGTTCACATAATTCAATGGGCGACCACCATGATTGCGCAAGGGGACATCAGGAACGTGATCGACCCAAGATTAAAAGGGGAATTCGACTCCAATTCTGCTTGGAAATCGGTGGAAATAGCGATGGCTTGCGTGTCTTCAAATTCAAGCAGTAGACCGACAATGAATCAGGTAGTAACAGAACTGAAGAATTGCCTGGCCATGGAAATGAGTCGGAAGACAGAGAATCCCTCTCTTAATTCAAGGGATTCCATTGAGACGTTCTCAATTTCCATTAATTTACCAACATACAGTCCTGAGGCAAGATGA
- the LOC120085860 gene encoding LRR receptor-like serine/threonine-protein kinase IOS1 isoform X2, translating to MIMEILRPLLFGLLGCLAAVQILVLAQDQTDAAYISTGESQDLTSKYKNIYERQFWNLRYFSTGTRNCYNVSINRGTKYLIRASFLYGNYDGFNRLPKFNLYVGQSLWGSVEFTEVDLYLWKDIIHIPLTDNIYICLININQGTPFISALEFRPLPNTTYTTTGGSLSLYSRANFGTDQTYRFGYDVFDRIWLPFTYKKWTNVSTSNTVDPTNHAIYEVPSIVMSTAATPTNSSSPLEFKWNPDEVTSQYYAYMSFAEIVKLQANQTRVFNVNLNGQHLFGPLSPIYLSTKTFYSETALYDANGQYEISLVSTENSTLPPLINAFEVYKVINISDLRTDTADVNVIMSIKLTYGVNKDWQADPCLPKAYPWSGLICNNDTAPRIISLDLSSSDLTGEISPYIFNLSMLQTLDLSNNSLSGKVPDFLANMPSLKVIKLDKNNLTGPLPPELLKRVNNNSLTLSVEDNPNLDGACASDSCAEKKKKSFIVPVVASVGGLLVVLTVAAIIFWIVKLRNKSQDHSTVPVPRVKDTKSNNDSLEVRRRQFTYSEIVRMTENFARPVGEGGSGRVYLGHIENVQVAVKMLSPLSAHSYQQFQTEVKLLMRVYHGNLTSLVGYLNEKDHFGLIYEYMTKGNLAQVLSESPVLLTWEDRLRIAIDAAQGEKTQQNYRVYSVLSTNTLLLTFLLHHKNEILSQILKNTGLEYLHHGCKPPIVHRDVKTTNILLTDNFQAKLADFGLSKSFPNDGSKTHMSTTVAGTPGYFDPEYYTSNRLTEKSDVYSFGVVLLEIITCRPVISRAQKNVHIIQWATTMIAQGDIRNVIDPRLKGEFDSNSAWKSVEIAMACVSSNSSSRPTMNQVVTELKNCLAMEMSRKTENPSLNSRDSIETFSISINLPTYSPEAR from the exons ATGATTATGGAAATATTAAGGCCTCTCCTCTTTGGTTTATTGGGTTGTCTAGCTGCAGTTCAAATTCTTGTTCTAGCTCAAGATCAAACAG ATGCAGCTTATATAAGTACTGGTGAAAGTCAAGATTTAACCTccaaatacaaaaatatatatgaacgACAGTTTTGGAATCTAAGATACTTTTCAACTGGGACTAGAAACTGCTACAATGTAAGCATTAATAGAGGTACCAAATATCTGATTCGAGCAAGTTTCTTGTATGGGAATTATGACGGCTTCAATAGGCTTCCTAAATTCAATCTCTACGTTGGACAAAGTTTGTGGGGGTCGGTGGAGTTTACCGAGGTAGACCTTTATCTTTGGAAAGATATCATACACATCCCTTTAacagataatatatatatttgtctcATCAACATAAACCAAGGAACACCATTCATCTCTGCACTGGAGTTCAGGCCCTTGCCCAACACTACTTATACAACAACAGGCGGATCATTATCACTTTATTCTCGGGCTAATTTTGGTACAGATCAAACATACAG GTTTGGATATGATGTTTTTGATCGCATATGGTTACCTTTTACCTACAAAAAATGGACAAACGTAAGTACATCAAACACTGTAGATCCCACAAACCATGCTATATATGAAGTACCATCTATTGTGATGAGTACTGCAGCAACTCCAACAAATTCTAGCAGTCCCTTGGAGTTCAAGTGGAATCCAGATGAAGTAACTTCCCAATACTACGCTTACATGTCCTTTGCTGAAATTGTAAAACTTCAAGCCAACCAGACCAGAGTCTTCAATGTCAATCTAAATGGGCAGCACTTGTTTGGACCTTTATCTCCTATATACTTGTCCACCAAAACTTTTTATTCTGAAACAGCTCTGTACGATGCTAATGGCCAATATGAAATCTCGTTAGTATCAACTGAGAATTCGACTCTTCCACCTCTCATCAATGCATTTGAAGTTTATAAAGTGATCAATATCTCAGATTTACGAACGGACACAGCGGATG TAAATGTCATTATGAGCATTAAGCTGACATATGGAGTAAACAAAGACTGGCAAGCAGACCCATGTCTTCCCAAAGCATATCCGTGGAGTGGCTTAATTTGTAACAATGACACTGCTCCTAGAATCATATCGTT gGACTTGTCATCAAGTGACCTGACCGGCGAAATATCTccttatatattcaatttatccATGTTACAAACTTT ggaCTTGTCAAATAATAGCTTATCAGGAAAAGTACCTGATTTCTTGGCCAATATGCCAAGCCTCAAAGTCAT AAAATTAGACAAAAACAACCTCACGGGTCCACTTCCACCTGAACTCTTAAAAAGAGTGAACAACAATTCACTAACATTAAG TGTGGAAGATAATCCAAATCTCGATGGTGCATGTGCCTCAGATTCATgcgcagaaaagaagaagaaaagcttcATTGTACCAGTTGTAGCATCAGTTGGTGGATTGCTTGTCGTCCTCACAGTGGCAGCAATCATCTTTTGGATCGTGAAATTACGGAACAAGTCACAAGATCATTCTACAGTCCCAGTCCCAAGGGTGAAAGATACCAAATCCAACAATGACTCCCTCGAGGTAAGAAGGCGACAATTTACATATTCTGAGATAGTGAGGATGACAGAAAATTTTGCGAGGCCAGTGGGAGAAGGAGGCTCGGGAAGAGTTTACCTTGGTCACATAGAAAATGTTCAAGTTGCTGTAAAGATGCTATCTCCACTATCAGCCCATAGTTATCAGCAATTTCAAACAGAG GTGAAACTTCTCATGAGAGTTTACCATGGAAACTTGACAAGCCTTGTTGGGTACTTGAACGAAAAAGACCACTTTGGACTTATTTATGAGTATATGACCAAGGGTAACTTGGCACAGGTTCTTTCAG AGAGTCCAGTTCTCTTAACCTGGGAAGATAGACTTCGGATAGCCATAGATGCAGCACAAGGTGAGAAAACTCAACAAAATTATAGAGTTTACTCGGTCCTTTCaacaaatacattattattaACATTCCTTTTGCACCATAAAAACGAAATACTCAGTCAAATCTTGAAAAATACAGGACTGGAGTACCTGCATCATGGTTGTAAGCCCCCCATAGTCCACAGAGATGTCAAAACAACAAACATATTGCTAACAGACAATTTCCAAGCCAAACTTGCTGATTTCGGACTCTCCAAGAGTTTCCCAAATGATGGTAGCAAGACTCACATGTCCACAACGGTGGCTGGCACTCCTGGTTACTTTGATCCAGA ATACTACACCTCGAACAGACTGACTGAGAAAAGTGATGTTTATAGCTTCGGAGTAGTATTGTTGGAGATAATTACTTGCAGACCAGTGATTTCCAGAGCTCAGAAAAACGTTCACATAATTCAATGGGCGACCACCATGATTGCGCAAGGGGACATCAGGAACGTGATCGACCCAAGATTAAAAGGGGAATTCGACTCCAATTCTGCTTGGAAATCGGTGGAAATAGCGATGGCTTGCGTGTCTTCAAATTCAAGCAGTAGACCGACAATGAATCAGGTAGTAACAGAACTGAAGAATTGCCTGGCCATGGAAATGAGTCGGAAGACAGAGAATCCCTCTCTTAATTCAAGGGATTCCATTGAGACGTTCTCAATTTCCATTAATTTACCAACATACAGTCCTGAGGCAAGATGA
- the LOC120085860 gene encoding LRR receptor-like serine/threonine-protein kinase IOS1 isoform X3 has product MIMEILRPLLFGLLGCLAAVQILVLAQDQTGFISLDCGLPENSSYEELTTGINYISDAAYISTGESQDLTSKYKNIYERQFWNLRYFSTGTRNCYNVSINRGTKYLIRASFLYGNYDGFNRLPKFNLYVGQSLWGSVEFTEVDLYLWKDIIHIPLTDNIYICLININQGTPFISALEFRPLPNTTYTTTGGSLSLYSRANFGTDQTYRFGYDVFDRIWLPFTYKKWTNVSTSNTVDPTNHAIYEVPSIVMSTAATPTNSSSPLEFKWNPDEVTSQYYAYMSFAEIVKLQANQTRVFNVNLNGQHLFGPLSPIYLSTKTFYSETALYDANGQYEISLVSTENSTLPPLINAFEVYKVINISDLRTDTADVNVIMSIKLTYGVNKDWQADPCLPKAYPWSGLICNNDTAPRIISLDLSSSDLTGEISPYIFNLSMLQTLDLSNNSLSGKVPDFLANMPSLKVIKLDKNNLTGPLPPELLKRVNNNSLTLSVEDNPNLDGACASDSCAEKKKKSFIVPVVASVGGLLVVLTVAAIIFWIVKLRNKSQDHSTVPVPRVKDTKSNNDSLEVRRRQFTYSEIVRMTENFARPVGEGGSGRVYLGHIENVQVAVKMLSPLSAHSYQQFQTEVKLLMRVYHGNLTSLVGYLNEKDHFGLIYEYMTKGNLAQVLSESPVLLTWEDRLRIAIDAAQGLEYLHHGCKPPIVHRDVKTTNILLTDNFQAKLADFGLSKSFPNDGSKTHMSTTVAGTPGYFDPEYYTSNRLTEKSDVYSFGVVLLEIITCRPVISRAQKNVHIIQWATTMIAQGDIRNVIDPRLKGEFDSNSAWKSVEIAMACVSSNSSSRPTMNQVVTELKNCLAMEMSRKTENPSLNSRDSIETFSISINLPTYSPEAR; this is encoded by the exons ATGATTATGGAAATATTAAGGCCTCTCCTCTTTGGTTTATTGGGTTGTCTAGCTGCAGTTCAAATTCTTGTTCTAGCTCAAGATCAAACAG GCTTCATAAGTCTAGACTGTGGATTACCAGAAAATTCTAGCTATGAAGAATTGACCACAGGCATCAACTATATTTCAGATGCAGCTTATATAAGTACTGGTGAAAGTCAAGATTTAACCTccaaatacaaaaatatatatgaacgACAGTTTTGGAATCTAAGATACTTTTCAACTGGGACTAGAAACTGCTACAATGTAAGCATTAATAGAGGTACCAAATATCTGATTCGAGCAAGTTTCTTGTATGGGAATTATGACGGCTTCAATAGGCTTCCTAAATTCAATCTCTACGTTGGACAAAGTTTGTGGGGGTCGGTGGAGTTTACCGAGGTAGACCTTTATCTTTGGAAAGATATCATACACATCCCTTTAacagataatatatatatttgtctcATCAACATAAACCAAGGAACACCATTCATCTCTGCACTGGAGTTCAGGCCCTTGCCCAACACTACTTATACAACAACAGGCGGATCATTATCACTTTATTCTCGGGCTAATTTTGGTACAGATCAAACATACAG GTTTGGATATGATGTTTTTGATCGCATATGGTTACCTTTTACCTACAAAAAATGGACAAACGTAAGTACATCAAACACTGTAGATCCCACAAACCATGCTATATATGAAGTACCATCTATTGTGATGAGTACTGCAGCAACTCCAACAAATTCTAGCAGTCCCTTGGAGTTCAAGTGGAATCCAGATGAAGTAACTTCCCAATACTACGCTTACATGTCCTTTGCTGAAATTGTAAAACTTCAAGCCAACCAGACCAGAGTCTTCAATGTCAATCTAAATGGGCAGCACTTGTTTGGACCTTTATCTCCTATATACTTGTCCACCAAAACTTTTTATTCTGAAACAGCTCTGTACGATGCTAATGGCCAATATGAAATCTCGTTAGTATCAACTGAGAATTCGACTCTTCCACCTCTCATCAATGCATTTGAAGTTTATAAAGTGATCAATATCTCAGATTTACGAACGGACACAGCGGATG TAAATGTCATTATGAGCATTAAGCTGACATATGGAGTAAACAAAGACTGGCAAGCAGACCCATGTCTTCCCAAAGCATATCCGTGGAGTGGCTTAATTTGTAACAATGACACTGCTCCTAGAATCATATCGTT gGACTTGTCATCAAGTGACCTGACCGGCGAAATATCTccttatatattcaatttatccATGTTACAAACTTT ggaCTTGTCAAATAATAGCTTATCAGGAAAAGTACCTGATTTCTTGGCCAATATGCCAAGCCTCAAAGTCAT AAAATTAGACAAAAACAACCTCACGGGTCCACTTCCACCTGAACTCTTAAAAAGAGTGAACAACAATTCACTAACATTAAG TGTGGAAGATAATCCAAATCTCGATGGTGCATGTGCCTCAGATTCATgcgcagaaaagaagaagaaaagcttcATTGTACCAGTTGTAGCATCAGTTGGTGGATTGCTTGTCGTCCTCACAGTGGCAGCAATCATCTTTTGGATCGTGAAATTACGGAACAAGTCACAAGATCATTCTACAGTCCCAGTCCCAAGGGTGAAAGATACCAAATCCAACAATGACTCCCTCGAGGTAAGAAGGCGACAATTTACATATTCTGAGATAGTGAGGATGACAGAAAATTTTGCGAGGCCAGTGGGAGAAGGAGGCTCGGGAAGAGTTTACCTTGGTCACATAGAAAATGTTCAAGTTGCTGTAAAGATGCTATCTCCACTATCAGCCCATAGTTATCAGCAATTTCAAACAGAG GTGAAACTTCTCATGAGAGTTTACCATGGAAACTTGACAAGCCTTGTTGGGTACTTGAACGAAAAAGACCACTTTGGACTTATTTATGAGTATATGACCAAGGGTAACTTGGCACAGGTTCTTTCAG AGAGTCCAGTTCTCTTAACCTGGGAAGATAGACTTCGGATAGCCATAGATGCAGCACAAG GACTGGAGTACCTGCATCATGGTTGTAAGCCCCCCATAGTCCACAGAGATGTCAAAACAACAAACATATTGCTAACAGACAATTTCCAAGCCAAACTTGCTGATTTCGGACTCTCCAAGAGTTTCCCAAATGATGGTAGCAAGACTCACATGTCCACAACGGTGGCTGGCACTCCTGGTTACTTTGATCCAGA ATACTACACCTCGAACAGACTGACTGAGAAAAGTGATGTTTATAGCTTCGGAGTAGTATTGTTGGAGATAATTACTTGCAGACCAGTGATTTCCAGAGCTCAGAAAAACGTTCACATAATTCAATGGGCGACCACCATGATTGCGCAAGGGGACATCAGGAACGTGATCGACCCAAGATTAAAAGGGGAATTCGACTCCAATTCTGCTTGGAAATCGGTGGAAATAGCGATGGCTTGCGTGTCTTCAAATTCAAGCAGTAGACCGACAATGAATCAGGTAGTAACAGAACTGAAGAATTGCCTGGCCATGGAAATGAGTCGGAAGACAGAGAATCCCTCTCTTAATTCAAGGGATTCCATTGAGACGTTCTCAATTTCCATTAATTTACCAACATACAGTCCTGAGGCAAGATGA
- the LOC120085860 gene encoding LRR receptor-like serine/threonine-protein kinase IOS1 isoform X4 yields MIMEILRPLLFGLLGCLAAVQILVLAQDQTGFISLDCGLPENSSYEELTTGINYISDAAYISTGESQDLTSKYKNIYERQFWNLRYFSTGTRNCYNVSINRGTKYLIRASFLYGNYDGFNRLPKFNLYVGQSLWGSVEFTEVDLYLWKDIIHIPLTDNIYICLININQGTPFISALEFRPLPNTTYTTTGGSLSLYSRANFGTDQTYRFGYDVFDRIWLPFTYKKWTNVSTSNTVDPTNHAIYEVPSIVMSTAATPTNSSSPLEFKWNPDEVTSQYYAYMSFAEIVKLQANQTRVFNVNLNGQHLFGPLSPIYLSTKTFYSETALYDANGQYEISLVSTENSTLPPLINAFEVYKVINISDLRTDTADVNVIMSIKLTYGVNKDWQADPCLPKAYPWSGLICNNDTAPRIISLDLSSSDLTGEISPYIFNLSMLQTLDLSNNSLSGKVPDFLANMPSLKVIKLDKNNLTGPLPPELLKRVNNNSLTLSVEDNPNLDGACASDSCAEKKKKSFIVPVVASVGGLLVVLTVAAIIFWIVKLRNKSQDHSTVPVPRVKDTKSNNDSLEVRRRQFTYSEIVRMTENFARPVGEGGSGRVYLGHIENVQVAVKMLSPLSAHSYQQFQTEVKLLMRVYHGNLTSLVGYLNEKDHFGLIYEYMTKGNLAQVLSESPVLLTWEDRLRIAIDAAQGEKTQQNYRVYSVLSTNTLLLTFLLHHKNEILSQILKNTGLEYLHHGCKPPIVHRDVKTTNILLTDNFQAKLADFGLSKSFPNDGSKTHMSTTVAGTPGYFDPE; encoded by the exons ATGATTATGGAAATATTAAGGCCTCTCCTCTTTGGTTTATTGGGTTGTCTAGCTGCAGTTCAAATTCTTGTTCTAGCTCAAGATCAAACAG GCTTCATAAGTCTAGACTGTGGATTACCAGAAAATTCTAGCTATGAAGAATTGACCACAGGCATCAACTATATTTCAGATGCAGCTTATATAAGTACTGGTGAAAGTCAAGATTTAACCTccaaatacaaaaatatatatgaacgACAGTTTTGGAATCTAAGATACTTTTCAACTGGGACTAGAAACTGCTACAATGTAAGCATTAATAGAGGTACCAAATATCTGATTCGAGCAAGTTTCTTGTATGGGAATTATGACGGCTTCAATAGGCTTCCTAAATTCAATCTCTACGTTGGACAAAGTTTGTGGGGGTCGGTGGAGTTTACCGAGGTAGACCTTTATCTTTGGAAAGATATCATACACATCCCTTTAacagataatatatatatttgtctcATCAACATAAACCAAGGAACACCATTCATCTCTGCACTGGAGTTCAGGCCCTTGCCCAACACTACTTATACAACAACAGGCGGATCATTATCACTTTATTCTCGGGCTAATTTTGGTACAGATCAAACATACAG GTTTGGATATGATGTTTTTGATCGCATATGGTTACCTTTTACCTACAAAAAATGGACAAACGTAAGTACATCAAACACTGTAGATCCCACAAACCATGCTATATATGAAGTACCATCTATTGTGATGAGTACTGCAGCAACTCCAACAAATTCTAGCAGTCCCTTGGAGTTCAAGTGGAATCCAGATGAAGTAACTTCCCAATACTACGCTTACATGTCCTTTGCTGAAATTGTAAAACTTCAAGCCAACCAGACCAGAGTCTTCAATGTCAATCTAAATGGGCAGCACTTGTTTGGACCTTTATCTCCTATATACTTGTCCACCAAAACTTTTTATTCTGAAACAGCTCTGTACGATGCTAATGGCCAATATGAAATCTCGTTAGTATCAACTGAGAATTCGACTCTTCCACCTCTCATCAATGCATTTGAAGTTTATAAAGTGATCAATATCTCAGATTTACGAACGGACACAGCGGATG TAAATGTCATTATGAGCATTAAGCTGACATATGGAGTAAACAAAGACTGGCAAGCAGACCCATGTCTTCCCAAAGCATATCCGTGGAGTGGCTTAATTTGTAACAATGACACTGCTCCTAGAATCATATCGTT gGACTTGTCATCAAGTGACCTGACCGGCGAAATATCTccttatatattcaatttatccATGTTACAAACTTT ggaCTTGTCAAATAATAGCTTATCAGGAAAAGTACCTGATTTCTTGGCCAATATGCCAAGCCTCAAAGTCAT AAAATTAGACAAAAACAACCTCACGGGTCCACTTCCACCTGAACTCTTAAAAAGAGTGAACAACAATTCACTAACATTAAG TGTGGAAGATAATCCAAATCTCGATGGTGCATGTGCCTCAGATTCATgcgcagaaaagaagaagaaaagcttcATTGTACCAGTTGTAGCATCAGTTGGTGGATTGCTTGTCGTCCTCACAGTGGCAGCAATCATCTTTTGGATCGTGAAATTACGGAACAAGTCACAAGATCATTCTACAGTCCCAGTCCCAAGGGTGAAAGATACCAAATCCAACAATGACTCCCTCGAGGTAAGAAGGCGACAATTTACATATTCTGAGATAGTGAGGATGACAGAAAATTTTGCGAGGCCAGTGGGAGAAGGAGGCTCGGGAAGAGTTTACCTTGGTCACATAGAAAATGTTCAAGTTGCTGTAAAGATGCTATCTCCACTATCAGCCCATAGTTATCAGCAATTTCAAACAGAG GTGAAACTTCTCATGAGAGTTTACCATGGAAACTTGACAAGCCTTGTTGGGTACTTGAACGAAAAAGACCACTTTGGACTTATTTATGAGTATATGACCAAGGGTAACTTGGCACAGGTTCTTTCAG AGAGTCCAGTTCTCTTAACCTGGGAAGATAGACTTCGGATAGCCATAGATGCAGCACAAGGTGAGAAAACTCAACAAAATTATAGAGTTTACTCGGTCCTTTCaacaaatacattattattaACATTCCTTTTGCACCATAAAAACGAAATACTCAGTCAAATCTTGAAAAATACAGGACTGGAGTACCTGCATCATGGTTGTAAGCCCCCCATAGTCCACAGAGATGTCAAAACAACAAACATATTGCTAACAGACAATTTCCAAGCCAAACTTGCTGATTTCGGACTCTCCAAGAGTTTCCCAAATGATGGTAGCAAGACTCACATGTCCACAACGGTGGCTGGCACTCCTGGTTACTTTGATCCAGAGTAG